In Planctomycetota bacterium, a single window of DNA contains:
- a CDS encoding sugar phosphate isomerase/epimerase: MPPATGPYPVKEDDAMIRFGGPLFGVDAANPDAVAAACRSLGYGAIYCPDLNPDDEQGCRQYGVAIARHGLMVAEAGVWIRLAGPNPEETRANVERAIRRLRVADLVGAQCCVDIAGSFHPESWHGAHPDNVTEEMFEAAVVIARAIIDAVRPRRARFTYEMMQWTLPDSADAYLDLIKAIDRKEFGVHLDPVNLINSPRRFYDTAAVIRDCFAKLGPHIAACHAKDVAMNLTDAIVHLTETPIGTGRLDYRTYLECLDSLGRDVPLMMEHLRTAEEYSSAASHIRRVANDLQISLG, from the coding sequence ATGCCTCCCGCGACCGGCCCCTACCCTGTCAAGGAGGACGACGCGATGATCCGCTTCGGCGGCCCCCTCTTCGGCGTAGATGCCGCAAACCCCGATGCCGTGGCCGCAGCCTGTCGGAGCCTGGGTTACGGCGCCATCTACTGCCCCGACCTCAATCCCGATGATGAGCAGGGCTGCCGCCAGTACGGCGTCGCCATTGCACGCCATGGCCTCATGGTCGCAGAAGCCGGCGTCTGGATCCGCCTCGCCGGCCCGAACCCCGAGGAGACGCGGGCAAACGTCGAGCGCGCCATCCGCCGCCTCCGCGTGGCCGACCTCGTGGGCGCCCAATGCTGTGTAGACATCGCAGGCTCCTTCCACCCCGAGAGCTGGCACGGGGCACATCCCGACAACGTGACCGAGGAGATGTTCGAGGCCGCGGTCGTCATCGCCCGAGCTATCATTGACGCCGTGCGCCCCCGCCGCGCCAGGTTCACCTACGAGATGATGCAGTGGACCCTCCCCGACAGCGCCGACGCCTATCTCGACCTCATCAAGGCCATAGACCGCAAGGAGTTCGGCGTCCACCTCGACCCCGTCAACCTGATCAACTCCCCCCGCCGCTTCTACGACACCGCCGCCGTCATCCGCGACTGCTTCGCCAAGCTCGGCCCCCACATCGCCGCCTGCCACGCCAAGGACGTGGCCATGAACCTCACCGACGCCATCGTCCACCTCACCGAAACCCCCATCGGCACCGGCCGCCTCGACTATCGCACCTACCTCGAGTGCCTCGACTCCCTCGGTCGCGACGTCCCGCTGATGATGGAACACCTGCGGACCGCCGAGGAGTACAGTTCAGCGGCAAGCCATATCCGTCGTGTAGCCAATGATTTGCAGATCAGCCTCGGCTGA